TGTGATCTCCTAGGAGGATGGTTCCTCCCCCCGGAATGTAACCCTCCGCTTCGATCCGCAGCGCAGGCTGCGGAATTCCTTTGCGAACCAGGACGTGGTAACGGCCTTGGAGATTCGAAGTGACCTCGGAAGCTTCCCAACTAAAACGATGGAACTCCTGCCCTCCCACCGTGACTCGAAACTTGGGCAAAGGCTGCAAGCTCGTCGCATCCAGCACTCGTCCTGCGACCTGCCAGGCCCAGGATAAATCCGGAACCGGTTCAGCGTTTGCGGCCTGGGCGGCGGTTTTGGGTCCCGGGTCACTCGGCTTTCTGACGAGACCACTCGCCGAAGGCGACTGCCCATCCGTCAAACCCACCCAGCCCACCAGCGCCAGCAGCGCGATTGCGAACAGGGACCAGCGTCGATGTGGGCGATACTGCAAAATCATGCGAAGACGCCGTTGCATTTGCGTTCGGTCCTCGAGAATCCCTACACCGCCCGGCACCGATCCCCGCGAATGAATCTGCTCCAGCAACTTCACCACGGTTTCGCCATAGCCCTCACCCGTGGTCGCACCCGAACACTCCAAAGCCAGATCGTCGCACGCGGCCTCGCGATCGGCCCGGATCCGGGCAAAAGCCCACCAGATCATCGGATTGAACCAGTGCAGGATCTCAAGGCCAGTCATCAGCCAGTTCTGCCACAGATCTCCCCGTTTGAGATGGGCCAATTCGTGAAGAAAGATGTAATCGAGTTCTTCCGGGTTGAACCGCTCCGACATCCCGGGAGGCAGGAGCAGCTTTCGCCGAAACAAACCGAAGAGGGCTGGGCTTTCGGTCAATGAGGTCTCGATCAGTTGTACGGTTTGATGAACGCCACACGTTAACCGACACCGTTCGAATTGGCTGATCAACGTCTGGCTCACCGCGTTGGCGTTTCGTCCAAGCGCGAGGTTGAATCGAATCGACCGAGTCAGAACCACGCCAGCCAAAAGGACCACACCCCCGCCCCACAGAAATATCAGCAGCGAGGTCCAGTCCCAGTCACTCCGGCGAGCCTCGACGGAAGGAGCACCCACTCCGACCCGGTGCAACGCCGAGGGGGCACTCACAGCAGACTCCCCCGGTGGATGCGGAGGCGGGGGCAATGTGGCAGGCGTTAAATCGGGAACAGCCAATGAAGCGTCGAGAGCAGAACGGCTGGGAGTCTGAACAGGAGGCATCGATCCGCTGCTCTCGATCGAAACCTCTCCGCCGGCGACCCGTACCGACGCCGGCTTCACCCAATTGAACACGCTCAGAGAGCTCTCCGGAGCCCAGGGCAACATCAGCTTGAGAAGCACCACCCACCACAATGCGTAACGCCAGCGCGGCCGTAGCTGCTTCTGGAACATCCACTGCACGGCCAGCACGACGAGCACTAAGACGCTGGCCTGCAGAGTCGGGGTGATCAACCACTCACGGAAGGCGGACACCAGCGGAGGAGGCAATGCATTCATGGCAATAGGTCATTTTTCTTTGAGCATGCGACGCAACTCCGCCAGCTCCTCCTTGCTCAACTTGCGATGCTCCACGAAGTGCGCCAGCATCGGTTTCAAAGACCCGCCGAAGATGCGGTCCAAAAACGATTCACTGGCAGCCGCCACACATTCCCGCTCGGTCACGAGCGGACGATACAAGTAGATGCGGCCTTCCTTCTCAAATCCCAAGGCACCCTTTTTGACCAGGCGATTGAGGAAGGTCTTCACCGTCTTGGGATGCCAGTCGTCGCTGGAAGAGAGCTCGTCAATGATATCCTGAGCCGTCCGAGGTGAACTGGCCCAGCAGAGTTTCATGATCTCCCATTCGGTGTCGGAAATGCGTGGAGTCGGTTTCATGGCGTATCGATTACGGATGTAATGCATTGATTGTTTACGCCTGTAATCGATACAGCGCAAGGGAAATATTTGGAATGAACGACCGCCGGACTAACCACGGATTTCTCAGATGACACAAATGAAGAACCAAGTCCCCGACCTGAATCTGCCGCCGAGAACCCGCAGGGTTCAAAGGGATTAGCCGGGGCGTGGAGCGCAGCGGCACCCCCGGTCTGGCATCCCCCTATTCAACAGCACCCTGAAAGGGTGCCACCGGTCGGCGAAGGGACTGACGAACAGAACAGGCTTGTTGGGTAGGGGTGACGCAGGTCTCAGAGGCCGGTGGCATCGCTGCGCGATGCTCCGTACTTTTAACAATTCCGGGGGTGCGAGCACCCCCGGCTAAATCTCTTTGAACCCTGCGGGTTCGGGGTGTGCTGCCCAGATGAGAAACGCCGGTATCGCACGTCTTGTTTAGTCATTGGTCGGTTAAACCGTGTCGTGCCCACCGCGGTCCATGCAGAGAAGTGCCTCGGTCCAGTTCCCCTCCTCCCGCGTCTCTGCGCCCTTCCCGCCTCTGCGGTGCAAATTCCACCGATCCCTTTCACAACATTCACTCCCCGCCCCCCGATCGCAAGAAGATCTTCCCCGGCTGCTGCGTCACGACGCGCTTCATCTCCAAGCTGAGCAGACAGACGGACACCACCGAGACCGGTAAACCAGTGGAACGGGTGAGCTCATCGATCGAGCGCGACTCCAGCCCCAACGCCTCCATCACCTTCCGCTCGTTCTCGGAGAGCGCCACGAGCGGCAACTCGCCCGACTCGTTCGGTCCAGCCGGCCGATTCGTCGGTGGAAACAGATACTCAAACTCGCTCAAGATATCCTCCGCACCTTCGCACAGTTTGGCTCCCTTCTTGATCAATTCGTGACAGCCCTTGCTGCGCGGCGAGTCAATTCTCCCCGGCACTGCAAAGACCTGCCGCCCATACTCGGTGGCGAAGTTTGCGGTGATCAGAGCACCGCTGCTCAGGTTGGCTTCGACTACCACGGTGCCGAGGGTCATCCCCGCCACGATCCGATTGCGAATGGGAAAGGACTGCTTGTCTGCCGGACGATCAAAGGGGAACTGGGTCATTACGGCCCCTTGGGACGGAATCCGCTCGAACAGCTTCACATTCTCCGGAGGGAAGACCAAGTTGATCCCCGTGCCGAGCACCGCGATGGTTCGTCCCCCGGCGCTCAACGCACCTTGATGCGCCGCGGTATCGATCCCCCGAGCCCCACCGCTCGCCACCGTGACACCCATATAGGCCAGCTGGTAGGCCAGCTTGCGCGCCGTCTCGATGCCGTATGGTGTGTTCTGTCGCGACCCCACCAGCGCCACCGCATTCTTGTCGCGAGGGCTGAGCGTTCCTCGGTAATAGAGCACGATCGGTGGATCATAGATTTCTCGCAGCGACGCTGGATATTCCTCTTCATCCTGGGTCACCACCTGACAGTCAAACTCGCGCAAGCGCTTCAGCTCGCGAGTCAGATCCACATGATCCTGCCAGCGGGCAATCGCCTCAGCCGTATCCGCCCCGATGCCGTGAACTCGCAGCAGCTGATCTTCCTGTGCCGCGAGGATGGCTTGGGGTTCTCCAAAGTGGTTAAGCAGATGACGGAGCCGAACCGGCCCCACATGCTCGATCATGTTCAACGCGATCAACGCTTCTTTTCGCTGCATAGCTTCTCCTTGATGAAATCTCCGCGGAAAAGACAGAGCACCGAACACACATGCGGCTGTTGCCTCCCCCTCGGAAGGAACGTGATGTATCCGAGAAGCGGGCCTGGTGCTAGAAAAAAGAGTGGAATGTCGCGCGAGGTCCGCGAGGGATTGGTTCCGAGTAATGTTGAATCCGCACCAAGACAAGTTTCCGACTCCGTCGGGTCCAGAAAAGCTGTACGGGGCCCCGAACCCGCAGGGTTCTCGACGGTGGATTCAGAAAGACATCCGAAGAAGCGAGCCCCCCCTTATCACGGGGTCCAAACGAAGGTGTTGATGGATTTGCCCAAGACCTGAGGTGAGAAGGCCTGAGCACCTGCCCCCACCCTGACGGTCGATTCCTGCGTCCCACAATGCACCACCACCAACACGAGCTTCCCATCCGGATTTCGAAAAGCCACGTGCTTGAGATCCGCACGCGCGGAGGTGCTCTCGATCCGAACCGCTCCGCGCTGAACAAACCTCATGAACTGACCGTAGACATAGTATTCCAACAGCCGCTCCGGTTGGAGGGTTTTGGAGTTCAGCTTTACAATTGCATGCGTTGCCGGAAACGGGCCGTTGTTTGGCTTTCCCTGATCGTCCAGCATCACCACCCAGGCGTTGTAGCTTGAGGCCCAGTTTCGCAGCCGATCGAGCAGCTGCCCAGCACCGTCGAAGCCAAAGACGGATCCTTCGGTGAAATGAATGGGCTTCCGGGGAAACTCCTGGTGAAAGGCCGTCATCCCTCCGGGCTCTCCAACATAACCATGGAAGGCCACCCCGTCGACAAACGCGGCGGCCCGGGGATCCGATAGAATCGTTCGCGGATGAGGCAAGCCGGCATCATCCCCCTGGGCAACCAGGTTGTAGTTGTGATCGTAGCACCAGATCTTCGTCTTTAAGCCAGCCCGGCGGAAGGCGGGCCCCAAATGGTCCCGAATGAAATCACGCTCCTGCTCGCCGGTCCAGTGACACGAGGGATAAAACCATTTGGGATCCTTCTCCTTTTGACGATCGACTCCAGGCTCGTTCTGAACCGTGACCGCATAAATCGGAACTCCCTCAGCCTGATAGGACCTCACGAACCGGACAAAGTAGTCGGCATAGACCGAATAATACTTCGGCAGCAGTGATCCCCCGATCACAGATCCGCTGGTCTTCATCCACCCTGGCGGGCTCCACGGCGAGGCAAAGAATAACAGCTTGGGATTCTTGCGCAGCGCCAGACGCAGCATGGGAAGGACATAGGCCTTGTCCTTGCGAATGCTGAAGCGTCGAAGGCCGGTGTCCGTCACACCGGGATCCAGATCGTTGTACGTGTACCAAGGATCGCCGGTAAAATCTGACGATCCGATGCAGACGCGCATCAAGTTCATCCCGATTCCCGAGGCCGGATCCACCAGCTGGGTCATCAGCAGTTCCCGATCCTCCGGTAGCATTCTCCAGAGGTTCGAGCAGGTCGTAGCCTCCAAAGAGGCCCCCATCCCAAGCATGGTCTGGAAAACGATCGTGGCATCCACTTTCACGTCAGCCGAAGGAGCATCGGCTGCGGCGGCCGTCGCAAGCGCGGATAGATCTGGCTGAGGGGTGAGCTTGTGAGTGAGCGCTTCGGTAGTGGCCCACCAAGCAACACGCCCATCGGCAGCCGACGCCGTGCTCAAGATGACCAGGCCGAACATCCACACGATCGCGATTCGGGTGAGCATAGGGATCTGCATGTGATTTAATGGCCCGCGCCCGACCAGGCGGCCCCACCTTCCGGAGCCACAGCCCCAGGCGAGCGGGGTATCGAAATGCTTCGACGGGCAGTCAGCAACGAATAGGCCACCGGCGTGACCAACAGCGTCAGCAAGAGCGAGAGGCTCTGCCCTCCGATAATCACCAGAGCGGTCGCGCGTCGCTCCTCGGCACCCGGGCCGTTGCCGATCGCCAGAGGAAGCATCCCCACCACGAAGGTCAGGGTCGTCATCAGGATGGGGCGCAAGCGATCCCGGTTGGCCTGTACGATGGCCACCATCGGCTCCAATCCTGAGCGCCGCAGATGATTCATATGATCCACCTGGAGAATGGCGTTCTTCTTAACCACACCAAAAAGCACTAGTAGTCCCAGCGCGGAATATAAATTGAGCGTGCCTTGCGCCGCCCAGAGAGTGAAGAGGGCAAAAGGCACCGTCAGCGGCAGCGAGAGCAAGATGATCAGCGGATCCAAAAGACTCTCATACTGGGAGGCCAGAATCATATACATGAAGAGAACCGACAGGAGAAACGCCCAGAGGAATTCGCGAAAAGTGGTCTCCAGTTCCCGGCCTCGACCGACGACGCGCGTGGAATATCCCGCTGGCATCTCCAGCTTGGCCGCAGCGTCCCGGAGTGCCTCAATACGGTCGGCCAAACCATAGCCCGGAGCCACCGATCCTCGCAGGCTCACCTGCCGCTGACGATCCAACCGATCGATGCGCGAGGCCCCCTGCCCCGCAGTGATCTCCACGAGATTGTCCAACCGCACGAGCGCACCGTTCTTGGCTGGAACATAGAGACGCGCAATGGTGGCCTCGTCTTTACGATCGGTGTCCGTCAAGCGCAACTGCACATCGTAGTCATCGTTGACCGCCTCGTCCCGGAAGCGGGAGACACGCGGGTCCCCACCCACCATCAACCGAAGCGCCGTCGCCACATCCGCCACGGCCACGCCCAGGTCCGCAGCGCGAGCCCGATCAATCGCCACTCGTGTTTCCGGCGAATCGAGCTTCAGGGTGATATCCGCATCGACAACCCCGATGTCGGGAGCCAGCTTCCGCAGCCTCTCCGCATAGTCGCCTAAGGTCTTCAAATCGGGTCCGAGCAGGGAAAAATCGATTTCGGCGCCGCTGCCTCCCAGGTTGAACGATTGCGACGGCCGGATGCTGGGACGGAGCGCCGGGTACCGGGACAGGCGCTGCCGAATCTGCTTAACCACACTCTGCTGCGTGATGGTATCCCGAAAGGCTGCCAGGGGCCTGCCCCGGGAAAGCTCATAGGCCAGGCGCCCAAAGGAGAACAGCCGTTCCGAGTGGGGCTTGAGCTTGATAAAGGCACGAACCTGGTTCAGCCCGCCCAACCCGCTGCCCACCGAGGCGAGGACCGTATCCACACCCGGGAGATCGCGAAGCTCCGACTCGACCACCCGGGTGAGTTCATCCATCGCCGCCAAGCTAAGCCCCTCCGGCGCCCGTACATTCAAATCGATCTCACCTTCGTCCGCGTTAGACGGAACGTACTCCTGCCGGATCAGCGAATACAGCGGCACGCTGGAAAGCATGAGCACGCCGGAGACTCCCAAGACCAGGACCCGATGGCCCAACGAAAAGCGAAGGAGTCGCTCATACCCACGATCCACATAGCCATAGATCCCGGATCTGGATCGAGGACCATCTGCCCCGCCGCGGCGCGAGCGACGAAACAAACGGGCGCTCATGACCGGAGTCAGGGTGAACGATACCAGCAAACTTACCAGAACCGCCACTGCCGCCGTGATCCCGAACTGATAGAGGAACCGACCCGAGATGCTGGACATGAACGACACCGGCACAAAGATCACGACCAGACTCAACGTCGTGGCGAGCACCGCCAGACCGATCTCCTCAGTAGCCGCCCGTGCCGCCTCCCAGGAGTCCATCTTCTTTTCCTCCACGAAGCGAAAGATATTCTCCAGCACCACGATGGCATCGTCGATCACGATGCCCACCATGAGCACCAAAGCGAGCATCGTCACGCTGTTGAGGGTAAAGCCCAAGGCCCACATCATGCCGAATGTGGCGATCACGGAGGTAGGGATAGCCACCCCGGCGATTACGGTTGCCCGCCAATCCTTCATGAACATCAGAACTACCAGACAGGCCAGCAGACTACCGGCGACCAGGTGGACCTGAATCTCACGCTGCGCCTCGAGAATGTAATTCGACTGATCACGGATGACCTCGAGCTTCACATCGGGAGGCAGCTCTCCTTCAATCGACGCAAATTTCGACTTCACCCCTGATATGACGTCGACGGTGTTGGCTCCAGATTGCCGCTTCACGTCCAGAGTCACGGCGGGAACGCCGTTCAAGCGAGCGAGTTTACGCATTTCCTTGGTGCCATCCTCGGCACGTCCGACATCTTTGATGCGAATCGGGGTTCCGTTGACCGTCGCGACCACGAGATCGTTGAACTTGGCCGGATCGCTCACCTTTCCGAGGGTGCGCAAGGTTCGCTCACGCAAGCCGGAAGTTACGTTCCCGCCGGGGGATTCGGCATTCTGGCTGACGATGGCATCGCGCACCGCCGTGATGGGAATCTGGTAGGCCGCCAGGCGATCGGCATCGACCCAGATACTGATCGCCCGCTCCACGCCTCCGACGATTTCCACCTCCCCGACCCCGGCCGATCGTTCGAGCTGAACCTTCACAACCTTGTCAGCCAGTTCAGTGAGTTCGCGGGGGGAACGATCCCCCGACAGGGCGATGCTCAGAATGGGCGTCTGATCGTTGTCCAGCTTGGAGATGATCGGCGGATCCGCCTCTCGCGGCAGATCCCGCACTACGGTCGCGACGCGCTCACGCACGTCCTGCGCCGCCGCCTCGATGTTGCGATTGAGCTCGAACGTGACGATGATGAAGGACGATCCCATGCCTGAGATCGACCTCAGCTCCTTGATGCCCTCGATCGTGTTGACGGCCTCCTCGATGCGCTGAGAGACCTGGGCCTCCACCTCGGCGGGAGAGGCGCCCGGCAGCGTCGTGCGGACGTTGACGGTGGGAAGATCGACCGACGGTGATCGATCCACGCCCAAATGCCAATAGCCCACCGATCCCACCACCACCAGCGAAAGGATCAGCATCGACGCGAAGACGGGACGACGCAGGCAAATC
The window above is part of the Verrucomicrobiales bacterium genome. Proteins encoded here:
- a CDS encoding BlaI/MecI/CopY family transcriptional regulator; protein product: MKPTPRISDTEWEIMKLCWASSPRTAQDIIDELSSSDDWHPKTVKTFLNRLVKKGALGFEKEGRIYLYRPLVTERECVAAASESFLDRIFGGSLKPMLAHFVEHRKLSKEELAELRRMLKEK
- the dprA gene encoding DNA-protecting protein DprA; protein product: MQRKEALIALNMIEHVGPVRLRHLLNHFGEPQAILAAQEDQLLRVHGIGADTAEAIARWQDHVDLTRELKRLREFDCQVVTQDEEEYPASLREIYDPPIVLYYRGTLSPRDKNAVALVGSRQNTPYGIETARKLAYQLAYMGVTVASGGARGIDTAAHQGALSAGGRTIAVLGTGINLVFPPENVKLFERIPSQGAVMTQFPFDRPADKQSFPIRNRIVAGMTLGTVVVEANLSSGALITANFATEYGRQVFAVPGRIDSPRSKGCHELIKKGAKLCEGAEDILSEFEYLFPPTNRPAGPNESGELPLVALSENERKVMEALGLESRSIDELTRSTGLPVSVVSVCLLSLEMKRVVTQQPGKIFLRSGGGE
- a CDS encoding efflux RND transporter permease subunit, which gives rise to MQRLAEICLRRPVFASMLILSLVVVGSVGYWHLGVDRSPSVDLPTVNVRTTLPGASPAEVEAQVSQRIEEAVNTIEGIKELRSISGMGSSFIIVTFELNRNIEAAAQDVRERVATVVRDLPREADPPIISKLDNDQTPILSIALSGDRSPRELTELADKVVKVQLERSAGVGEVEIVGGVERAISIWVDADRLAAYQIPITAVRDAIVSQNAESPGGNVTSGLRERTLRTLGKVSDPAKFNDLVVATVNGTPIRIKDVGRAEDGTKEMRKLARLNGVPAVTLDVKRQSGANTVDVISGVKSKFASIEGELPPDVKLEVIRDQSNYILEAQREIQVHLVAGSLLACLVVLMFMKDWRATVIAGVAIPTSVIATFGMMWALGFTLNSVTMLALVLMVGIVIDDAIVVLENIFRFVEEKKMDSWEAARAATEEIGLAVLATTLSLVVIFVPVSFMSSISGRFLYQFGITAAVAVLVSLLVSFTLTPVMSARLFRRSRRGGADGPRSRSGIYGYVDRGYERLLRFSLGHRVLVLGVSGVLMLSSVPLYSLIRQEYVPSNADEGEIDLNVRAPEGLSLAAMDELTRVVESELRDLPGVDTVLASVGSGLGGLNQVRAFIKLKPHSERLFSFGRLAYELSRGRPLAAFRDTITQQSVVKQIRQRLSRYPALRPSIRPSQSFNLGGSGAEIDFSLLGPDLKTLGDYAERLRKLAPDIGVVDADITLKLDSPETRVAIDRARAADLGVAVADVATALRLMVGGDPRVSRFRDEAVNDDYDVQLRLTDTDRKDEATIARLYVPAKNGALVRLDNLVEITAGQGASRIDRLDRQRQVSLRGSVAPGYGLADRIEALRDAAAKLEMPAGYSTRVVGRGRELETTFREFLWAFLLSVLFMYMILASQYESLLDPLIILLSLPLTVPFALFTLWAAQGTLNLYSALGLLVLFGVVKKNAILQVDHMNHLRRSGLEPMVAIVQANRDRLRPILMTTLTFVVGMLPLAIGNGPGAEERRATALVIIGGQSLSLLLTLLVTPVAYSLLTARRSISIPRSPGAVAPEGGAAWSGAGH